In Haladaptatus sp. R4, the DNA window CCGAACACGCGGGCGAACTGGGGGGTCACGAACGAACTGCAGTTACGACACTGCGTATCGGCCATCGTGCTATCGTCGACGTTTCGGGAACCGCTCATGTCTATCGACATTGTATCCCATCCTTCACAGGGTACCACTATTATTATCCAGCAATTAAGGAGATGAAATTGGACGAAATCATATCGAATCTCTGTATTGTTCCAGCCGTTTCACCTTGCCTGTGCGGGGTTTTTAAATATCTATCTAGCTATACGAATCTTCTTCATGTGGCGACCGAGCACCGTTAGGTTTCGCGCCTTCGAGGTATACAATGTTACCACGACCGACGCGCAATCGATTGATGTCACCCCGTTCTTCCATTCTGGAGAGCAGTCTGCTTACCTTCGACTTCGACCACCCGGTTTCCTCGACGATATCCACCTGTTTCATCCGATCTCGATTATTGCGCAGGAGTTTCAACACTTGACCTTCGTCGGTGAGGATGTCCTCGTCACCGTCGGTGTCGCTCTCCTCTGATTTCGTTACCGGTATCGAGGTGGTTCCCGATTCGGGGACCGGTGTCGGTGGATCGGGGTCGTCGCGACCGACCCGCCAGAGCAGGGCTGCAGCGCCGAAAATACCGATACCGACGACACCGACGAGCAGGAGTTGTATTCCCGAAAGACCGCTCGATTGCTGGTCTTTCGTAGCCGTCGTCGTTTTCGACGGTTGTGTAGTCGATCTCGCAACGTTCGGGTTCATCGGTTCGGGGTCCTTTGCATCGTTGACGCCGTCCCCATCGCTATCCGCCTTGTTCGGGTTCGTTCCGCTGAGTATCTCCTTTCCGTCGAGTATACTGTCATTATCGCTGTCCTTGCTGACTGGGTTCGTTCCCCATTTGTTGACTTCCTCCCCGTCGTTGAGTCCGTCGCTGTCTATGTCCGAATCGTTGAGGGCATCAGCCGGCCAATCCTTCTTCTGTATTTTGTCGGCCTCGAACTCGTTCGTCAGACCGTCTTGGTCGTAGTCTCCCCCTTTCGTGATGACCGTCTGGTTGATCGTTCGACTGTCGATGATCGGAACGTCGCTTCCGAACGTGGGTCTCAGTCGGAAATAGAGCGTCCGCTTTCCGGTTTCGGTCGCGTTAGAGCCGTTGAGTGTGACGGTCGCGGTCGAACCGTTTCCGACGGTCGCACTTTGACAGACGATGCTGTGGGGGTCCTTGCCGTCGTACCTTTCCAGTAGGCAGACCGAATACTTCGACACGTTCGAATCTATACGGAATTTTACATCGGCGGTGTACCGTTCGGACTGCCAAACGTACGTCGTCTCGTTCGTTTTCGTGACGACGGCATCTCCGGTTCGATGTATCGAGATAATCCGTCCGGTATCTGTCCCATTCGTCCCCCTTGCTGTTGCCGGAACCACGGCGACACCGACGACGAGGAAAACGACAAGGACAGCATGGATAACCAACCAAATATGGTTCCGGTGACCGAACATTTGTTTCGAGTACGTAGTCGGACGCTTAGTTCCTTCGCCATATAGTTCTACGTCAGACAAAATTGATATGAATTCATTCTAAATTATCAAAACATATAAAACCGATCTCACAAGACGATTCGTTTCGGACGCTTGTCGTTATCGGAGGGCGATCTGCATGGCGGATATCATCGCGTACAGTCCGACGACGAATGCACCGAGAAGGTTGGTCGATGCGGCCGAGACGAGCGGTGCGTTCAACCACGCTGCCGCGAACGTTCCCGCGCTGACTGCGGTCGCCCACCGGTAGTAACTGAACCAGCGGTCGGTATCCGACTCGACGTCGATTTCGGTTTCCGATGTTTCGGACTCGATAGACGGTTCGAGGTACGGATCGAATTCGTCGGCCAGGTCACCACGTTCGACGATTCCACGACTCTTGTTGTACTCGATGATGCCTTCGCTGTCGAGTTTCGGCAGGTGGGACTGATAGAGGGCGATGTACACGCGTTGGCGTTCGTCCGAAGCGAGTGCTTGAACGGTGGTGTCGTTTTCCCATGCGGCGACTTGTTCCGCGAGGTCGCGCATTTCCACGGGGTTGTCGTGCTCTTTGAGATATCGTAGGGCGTGTCGCCGCCGTTGTGTCTGAAGGATGTGGAAGATTTTGTCCTTCGTGAGGTTTTCCGATTCGTTCTCGTTCGGCAACGACGGGGCTTCAGAGAGAGTTTGCGTCGTAGCGCTCATGTTTCTTCGACGGTATCCAGACGGGGACACATCATAAAATAGACCGACCCTCTCGCTTTCTTGCACGCCGTTGCATTCCGTTTACGTCTTGCGATTGTACGGTTTGAACGGAGTGAACCCACCGTGAATGTATGCCTCTTCGGAGATATTTTATCGTGGGAACAAAATGTGTGCTATTGTCTAACTACCTGACAGTGATTGAAACAGCGTTAGCACCGTGAACGATACGATCACTACTCCCGTTGATTGGGCAGGTGTCAACCACCTAAGCGGGCCGAATCCGAGGATGGTACCGCCGAATAGAAGCGTCGAGAGTACCGAGAGGGCCAGATAGTAGTGTGCGTATCGTGGTCGCGTCATCCGATATTTACTCTAACTCCCTTGTAAACGTTCATCAGCAAGCCGGGTAGCTGTCGTACTTCCGGTTTACGCGACTGGCGGAGGTACCGGAATCCCGTCCTGAGCTGTCCTTCGTTCAGGAAATGTCTAGCGAGGATATAGTGATGTGCTCCGGTCACGTCTATTCCCTGTCGTTCTAGTTGCTCGACTTCTTTTGCGAACGTCCGACGGTAGTGTTCGTCAGCTTTTGCCACCGAATCCGCCGACGGTGACCCCGTCTCGTAGCGGAGGAGGAGCGTTTCGTTCACGCAGGCGAGTTTTCCGTGCTTGAGGACACGGATGAGGAACTCGGGGTCCTGAAATCGGGAGAACGACTCGTCGAACCCGTTGATTTTCCGAACGACCTCGCTCTTCACGATGAGCGTCGATCCCGCACTGGTGTGAAGGTCGTCGCTCAATACCAGGCCGATAAGTTCCTTACCGCCCTCCGCACCTTCTGCTTTGTTTCGACGCGAAATGAACTCCGTCACCCATTTTATCGCCGGGTTCTGTCCGCCCGGATGGACGGTTTCCGCCTTACAGTACGCCGCAACCCACTCGTCGGAGCGAAGTTCTAGGGTGAGAACCTGTTTTTCGAGTTTCGTGGGTAGCCACACGTCGTCCGAGTCGAGAAACGCCATGTATTCGCCCTCGGCGTGTTCTATTCCCGTGTTTCGTGCGGCACTCGCACCCTGATTTTCGTCGTGTTCGAAGAACCGTATTCGGTCGTCATCGTACGAATCGACGACCGAGGCGGTGTCGTCGTCCGATGCATCGTCGACGATGATGAGTTCTAAATCTTCGAGCGTCTGTGAAAGAACGCTCTCGACGGTTCGAGGCAAAGAGTGTGCACGGTTGTACGTCGGGACGATAACACTCACAGTCGGGGGCATTCGTTGCTCGTAGGTCCGTTCCCGCTGTGCTTTATTATCGACTTACTAATCGTGGAGGGCCACAGCGAGGAGGACGACCGCGACCAACAGGAGCACCAGCGACGCCAAGGAGAGACCCGATGGCCCGACTCCTCCCGAGAATTTCGCCGCCTCGACCGCGACGAACGCGACGGCCCCGGTCCCGACGATGTGAACGAGTTCGATCTCCCGCGTATCGCGTCCGCGACCGAGATGCTCCCCGACGTTGATGGCGTGTTCGCCCGCGTCCCATGCGACGACGGTTGCGGCACCCGCCACCAGTAACGTCCCGATCGTTACCGCGTTGAAGATACCGGACGCGAGTACGCCGATGAAGACGAGCGCAGTACCGACTTTCACGAGCGTGCGCGACCCTGTCCCACGCACCGGTACGAGTGCCAGCGCGAGCACGAAGACGCCGATAAGCCCCGGAATCAACCGGATGAATCCGCTCAATCTAGCGATTCCGGCGGACGCGACGGCAAGCGCACCGACGACCCCGGCGACACCGACGACCCCGACCAACGCGCCCGAGATGAGCCACTCACGTCGCCAGAGACCGGCCCCACCGGCGAGGGCGGCGACACCGACGAGTTCGAGGACGAGCGTGAGTGATGACGCGCCGAGTTCCCACATCGCGAGCAGTGCGATACCGACCGCGAGCGCGCTCGCGACGCGTGTCGGTCGTTGGGTCGCAGTCGTGGTTCCGGTTACCGTGCTCATGCGTGCACCCTCCGTGGGCGATTCAGCAGTGCCGCGGCGAGCGGCGTCTCTGGGTCCCACTCGATGACCGGAATATCCGCCTTTCGAAGCGCACTGAGTCGGTTTCTCCGTTCGACGCCAGCGAGCCGTTGGCCGACGCTTTCCTCGTCGGTTACGTCGGGGCTGATGACGCTCACGGGGTGTCCGTACGCGTCGAGGCGACGCGCCGTCTCGATGATGGCTTGATCCGAGAGCGGGGAGAGCAACACCACTTGTGCTGCGCTGGGAAGCCGCATACGGAGCTGTTCGAGCTGTTCCCCGTGGTCCGCTTCTTCAGTCGGCGGAAACGATGCGAACGCGGTATGTGTCGCAAGCAACTGTTGGGCATTCGCTCGATGTGACCGTCCCGCACCGGGTTCCAACCAGCACATCTCGCGGCCGAACGCCGCGAGACCGACGAGATTACGATCACGATGCAGCGACGCGAGCAGCTGTTCCGCCGCGGAAACGCTGTACGCAACCGCGTGTGGTTCGTCCGTCGAAGCCCGGTAGGCGACGGCCCGTGCGTCCACGAGAACGACGACCGTCGCGGCGTTCTCCTCGCGGTATTCGACGGTCGTCAAGGAGCCGGTTCGAGCGTATCGGTTCCAGTCGATGCGGTGCATGGCGTCCCCGGCACGATACTCGCGGGTTCGGTAGAATTCGATGCCGCTCCCGCCTTTTTGGGCGACGATGCGACCGACCTGGTCGAGCGTCTTGTCCCGGAGCGAACTATCGGTCTCGGTCCCGGTACAGTCGAGTTCCGTATCCGCGGCCACGGTCGTTTCCACCTCGTGTGCGCCGCTCAGATCACGGGCGACGACGACGGCGGGTTCGAACGGGTGTTTCCCGTGCTTGGCCTGTACCCGATACGAAAAACTCACCGAGCGACCGGGCCAGAAGGCGACCCCTTTCCGCGGGGAACCGCCGGAAACCGAAAGCAGTGCGGGTACCCCGTCCACGATGCGAACGTCGGGGAGGAACCCACCCTCGTTCGTCACCGTCACCGTTACCGTGACTTCGTCCCCGGGCTGTGGTGTACTGTTGCTGAGTCGCCGTTCGAGTCGGAGCTTCGGTTCTGGCTCCCCCGTGACGCTCGGGTACGCCGCAAAGACGACGCCGATCACGGCGAGCAAAAGCATCGATGGACGGTTGACGGCGAGACCGACCGCACCGGCGGCGAGGGAGAGCGCGATGACACCGCGCCAACGATGTGTTTCGGTCATAGTCGCTCACCCTTGTCCGCGATCTCCGTGGCGGTGCGGCGAGCGCAACGCTGGTGCCACGACCGACCGGTCAAGACGGTCGAAACACGGCCCCCGGTACCCACTCCCGAGACGTTGGAACTGCCAAGATAGGCCGCTACAGCCGGGTCGTCGGTCCATTCCCCCGATTCGACCAACTGTCGAGCATCCTTCCGGGTGCAGTTTTCGGCCCGCATCACGGTTTCGACGGCCGCCGTTCGAAGCCGTTCTTCGACGCTCCGTCGGTGCTTCCGACCGACGAACGGGAGTCGGAAGGACCACGACCCGATGGTTTCATCGAAGTCGTTACCCGCGGGAGGAACCGTCACTGGCTCTTCGGGAGTGGGCATGTCGGCTTGAACGAGATTCCCGTTCCTACCGGAACCGAGGACGGGAATCGCCACGAGCAGGCCGAACGCGCCGATAGCGACGACGAGCAGATAGTCGTTCCCGAGCGTCGCCACGAGCGAACGAATCGGTATCGCGTTCGCATCGCCAGCGACCGCGAAGACAAGCGCGAGCACTCCGACGAGTCCGAGCATGACACGGCGCCCGTTCATGATCCCATCCCGAGTCTGTCGGTTTCGTGGTGAATTCGGCCGAGTCGGTCGTCGGTGATCGGTTCTCCGCCATACCGGACCTCTTCGAACGTGCGCGTCAGGGCACGAACGGCGTCCTCGTCGCCACCCGCGTCGATGGCCTCGCGTGCACATTCTCCGGGGGTTTTGGTGTGTGGTCGATCGACGCCGAAGCGTTCGACCATCGCCCACCACGCCTGCTCGATTTCGTTCGACGGATCAGGTGTCGGTGCCGGTGTTGGTGTTCGTTCGTATCCCCCGGCGTTCCGCTCGTCCGACCCGCCGAACAACCGGTCGTGGAAGCGAACGCCGACCGCGACGCCGCCGACGATGACGAAGACCGGAACGATCCAAACCAGCCATCGGACGAGTTCCCGAAGCAGCGCGAGGAGGTCGTCGAGGAACTCCATCTTCTGCCACGACGATTTCGATTTCGAGTGCTTTGCTTGCTTGCTCGCGCTGGATTGACGTTGTTGCTGGTTCGACTGCTGCTGTTGATCGTTCGACTGTGATGCCGTCGGTGCCCCCTTCGATTGAGCTTCCCGTTTCAACTCCCCTGCGTCGGTCGGGTTGATGGGAAGCGACTTGTAATTGACATCGATGACGTCGTCGGGATTGGTGTGAACCGCCTTCCCGAGCGTCGAAGCTGACGTGCCGATGGCGAAGATACAACACAACGCGATGCCCGCTGCGAGGAGTCTATCCGTGTTCATATGGTATCCCCGTCGGTAGTTGGGTATCCGGTTCCACCGGAAACATGGATAGTGTATGGCTCCTTACCGGGTTAATTATAGACTTCGTAATAGATCAGTAGGCGCACCAGTACTCCGAAAAAAGACCGTTTCAATCCGTTGCAGAAGTGGCGGTTCGTTGATGATTTTACCGAGACCCCGCCACTTTCGAACCGCGATCAGCGAGCACTCGGTCGTACACGTCAACGATCGAGTCAGCCATTTCATCGACGCTCAGTCCGTCTATTGCAGTTCGCCCGTCCGAAGGGTCACCCCGGGTGAGCACGTCTTCGACCGCGGAAACCAGTTCACTGTCAACGTTCGAGACGGTGCAGTTCGAAACGCCGTCGAGCACTTCACGAACGAACCCGACATCGGTCGAGATGACCGGCAGGTTACACGCCGCGGCCTCCTTGACGACCATCGGTCCGGCCTCCCGTTTCGAACTGACGAGGAGGACGTCGCTCGCGTTCATGTAGTACGGGATTTTCTCGTGTGGAACGCCGGACACTGCACGCAGGTCGGCATCGACGTCGGCCTGCTCGACGATGCGTTTCGCCCGCGCGAAATCCTTGACGTCCCGCGAGGTGTCGTACGGAAAGAGGATGATGGGGACGTCGGAATCCCAGCCGATCCGTTCGCGGGCTTCCTGCTGTGGGATCGGTCGAAAGCGTTCGGTATCGACGCCGAACGGGATGAGCGAGTGGGGACCGGAGTAGTTGGCGGCCATCGCTTTCGTCGGCAGGATAACCGCATCCGCCTGCCGCGCAACTGCCGTACTGAGACGGGGGAGCCACCCGTTTTCGCTCATCAGGTCGGTTCCCCAAAACGTGATCACGAGCGGGCGAATGGGTTGAGCGAGCGCGAAGGGGGTGACGAGGCCGTAGTTCGCGTGGACGAGGTCGTACTCGGAGAGCGAATGACGGAGTACCGTGGGATAATAGCGTAGATAGTCGGTTATCGAACGGCCACCCTCCGCCGGACGGGGGACCGTTACCGTCGTGCACTCGATGTTTCGTTCCTCCAATTCTCGAATCTGGAGGTCGAAGAACGGACGCGGTGTCGTGACGAGTTGTAACACCTTCATGCTCTCGTGTCGCTCGACTCGGGTGCCGTCCGTTCCGATAGACGTCATTCTCTGTCGTATAGATGCTCCATGCGGCTTTTATTATATACCGACTAAGCATCGTGAACACGGAATCACTGCTCGGAAGGAATCTTGAACGAAATTTTTGTTTTCGATTTTATGAATTCTATGATATACATTCACCATCAAATATAGTGATTGATCTGACTGTTGAATAGGACTGCTGAGTTTTCGACTCGTTTTTCTGATCCCACCGGTTGTGTGGTAAGTTACCACAGTCATGGGACTTAAAGAATGGAACTACTAAGCCACAGACTTTGGCCAAAAGGTTCTAATATAGACTATTGTTGACCGTCAGAACTGCCAACGTACCTGTCTTCCGGTACATCGGGATGGGATTCCTCTCTCACGACGGTTGTCAGTAAACGCTGGGATTCAAAATGACTCAAAAAAGCGACACACATCAATCAATCGACAATAACGATAGAAGATCGACGCACGGAGCATCACGACGTACTTTCATGAAGGGGGTGAGCGCAGCGGGGTTGTGTGCGATCGGGGCACGTACGATGTCCGGTCGAGCGAGTGCGCAGATCCCATATGCTGACGACTACGACACGGTTGTTAACCTCGTAGAAGACGGTGGTGCCGACCCCAACAACGGGGATTCCATCACACCCGTCCTTCGCGAGTATGCGGACGATGACACGCTTCTCTATCTCCCATCGGGCCGCTATTACATGGACGAGCAGTTCCGACACACCGGATTCGACAACTTCGGAATCGTCGGAGAAGACGACACGACCATCGTCCCAGCGAACTACTTCGACTTCAACGACAGGGATTGGAACTACCGACTCTTCCGTCTCGGAATTTCCTACAACCCCGGGAGAAACCTCCGTGTCGAGAACCTCAACATC includes these proteins:
- a CDS encoding helix-turn-helix domain-containing protein; amino-acid sequence: MSKYSVCLLERYDGKDPHSIVCQSATVGNGSTATVTLNGSNATETGKRTLYFRLRPTFGSDVPIIDSRTINQTVITKGGDYDQDGLTNEFEADKIQKKDWPADALNDSDIDSDGLNDGEEVNKWGTNPVSKDSDNDSILDGKEILSGTNPNKADSDGDGVNDAKDPEPMNPNVARSTTQPSKTTTATKDQQSSGLSGIQLLLVGVVGIGIFGAAALLWRVGRDDPDPPTPVPESGTTSIPVTKSEESDTDGDEDILTDEGQVLKLLRNNRDRMKQVDIVEETGWSKSKVSRLLSRMEERGDINRLRVGRGNIVYLEGAKPNGARSPHEEDSYS
- a CDS encoding glycosyltransferase family 2 protein, whose translation is MPPTVSVIVPTYNRAHSLPRTVESVLSQTLEDLELIIVDDASDDDTASVVDSYDDDRIRFFEHDENQGASAARNTGIEHAEGEYMAFLDSDDVWLPTKLEKQVLTLELRSDEWVAAYCKAETVHPGGQNPAIKWVTEFISRRNKAEGAEGGKELIGLVLSDDLHTSAGSTLIVKSEVVRKINGFDESFSRFQDPEFLIRVLKHGKLACVNETLLLRYETGSPSADSVAKADEHYRRTFAKEVEQLERQGIDVTGAHHYILARHFLNEGQLRTGFRYLRQSRKPEVRQLPGLLMNVYKGVRVNIG
- a CDS encoding DUF58 domain-containing protein encodes the protein MTETHRWRGVIALSLAAGAVGLAVNRPSMLLLAVIGVVFAAYPSVTGEPEPKLRLERRLSNSTPQPGDEVTVTVTVTNEGGFLPDVRIVDGVPALLSVSGGSPRKGVAFWPGRSVSFSYRVQAKHGKHPFEPAVVVARDLSGAHEVETTVAADTELDCTGTETDSSLRDKTLDQVGRIVAQKGGSGIEFYRTREYRAGDAMHRIDWNRYARTGSLTTVEYREENAATVVVLVDARAVAYRASTDEPHAVAYSVSAAEQLLASLHRDRNLVGLAAFGREMCWLEPGAGRSHRANAQQLLATHTAFASFPPTEEADHGEQLEQLRMRLPSAAQVVLLSPLSDQAIIETARRLDAYGHPVSVISPDVTDEESVGQRLAGVERRNRLSALRKADIPVIEWDPETPLAAALLNRPRRVHA
- a CDS encoding DUF4129 domain-containing protein gives rise to the protein MNTDRLLAAGIALCCIFAIGTSASTLGKAVHTNPDDVIDVNYKSLPINPTDAGELKREAQSKGAPTASQSNDQQQQSNQQQRQSSASKQAKHSKSKSSWQKMEFLDDLLALLRELVRWLVWIVPVFVIVGGVAVGVRFHDRLFGGSDERNAGGYERTPTPAPTPDPSNEIEQAWWAMVERFGVDRPHTKTPGECAREAIDAGGDEDAVRALTRTFEEVRYGGEPITDDRLGRIHHETDRLGMGS
- a CDS encoding glycosyltransferase, whose translation is MKVLQLVTTPRPFFDLQIRELEERNIECTTVTVPRPAEGGRSITDYLRYYPTVLRHSLSEYDLVHANYGLVTPFALAQPIRPLVITFWGTDLMSENGWLPRLSTAVARQADAVILPTKAMAANYSGPHSLIPFGVDTERFRPIPQQEARERIGWDSDVPIILFPYDTSRDVKDFARAKRIVEQADVDADLRAVSGVPHEKIPYYMNASDVLLVSSKREAGPMVVKEAAACNLPVISTDVGFVREVLDGVSNCTVSNVDSELVSAVEDVLTRGDPSDGRTAIDGLSVDEMADSIVDVYDRVLADRGSKVAGSR